A window of the Elusimicrobiota bacterium genome harbors these coding sequences:
- a CDS encoding glycosyltransferase family 39 protein, producing MILTLPLDICVIALFVLACAGLGRMALGFFTRPDSEPAAGDFLLSTGLGLFAFSYLSYALGLAGLVYRPVFLSLFAVAVWLGRKEISVFFRRFGEIRPGPLSRVEKLLLAVIFTAAVFNFFYNYCPPCAEDEISTYLGIPAKWARAHAIYALPGASAQYFPYGVLADYLALVSAGSVQAARLFHYVSGLFCLLCVWLLARRFLDRSQALLACVLFYTMPMVTSLSGVGNTDLGTLFYALLAVYAFAGWLSSKEPRALMLAAVLAGAHAACKYTAFPLLIIFPLAVVYEERKRLAGAVKSAAAFAAVSFAALIPYLARTAALTGNPLYPARLLPGLKYDGLLYLGHLKKQSFFDLPGMMANFSSAGDIIWGIGPVFAAFLPAVFLFRLRDKDGRDISMLLLGIAALNVLLLFMAHISFQLTRHSLLSFALLSIPVAYAAERLCAVRTLRGYIAALISLSLITNLALSLYFGGKRLPVFFGLQSRKNYFDRGYDFWEKSFFVSYINRNIREGAGIFFMCNLGAPQLNYPRHRVFGMDAFGIDFYGLSPLGVSAEFEKAGIEYVVVVWDNFKSDGARSALWKDGGAELPVEWLRENFLKPVISHDNVTLYSVAKPGEVSRSAADLKGV from the coding sequence ATGATACTGACCCTGCCCCTGGATATCTGCGTTATAGCGTTATTCGTTCTTGCCTGCGCCGGGCTTGGCCGTATGGCGCTTGGTTTTTTTACGCGTCCGGATTCGGAGCCCGCGGCAGGGGACTTTCTCCTTTCCACCGGTCTTGGTTTATTCGCATTTTCCTACCTCTCCTACGCGCTAGGGCTGGCCGGCCTGGTTTACAGGCCGGTTTTTTTATCACTTTTTGCGGTGGCCGTCTGGCTTGGCAGAAAAGAAATCTCCGTCTTTTTCAGGAGGTTCGGGGAGATCAGGCCGGGGCCTTTATCGCGCGTCGAAAAACTGCTGCTTGCTGTTATTTTTACGGCCGCGGTTTTTAATTTTTTCTACAATTACTGCCCGCCCTGCGCCGAGGACGAAATTTCGACCTACCTGGGAATACCGGCTAAATGGGCGCGCGCGCACGCTATCTACGCCCTGCCCGGAGCTTCGGCGCAGTATTTCCCTTACGGAGTACTGGCTGACTATCTGGCGCTTGTCAGCGCGGGTTCAGTGCAGGCGGCGCGTCTTTTTCACTATGTTTCCGGGCTTTTCTGCCTGCTTTGCGTCTGGCTGCTTGCGCGGAGATTCCTTGACCGCAGTCAGGCACTGCTGGCCTGCGTTCTGTTCTATACCATGCCGATGGTAACTTCTCTTTCCGGCGTGGGCAATACGGACCTGGGCACGCTTTTTTACGCCTTGCTTGCGGTTTATGCTTTTGCCGGCTGGCTGTCCTCAAAAGAGCCGCGCGCTCTGATGCTTGCGGCGGTCCTGGCCGGGGCTCACGCCGCCTGCAAGTACACCGCTTTCCCGCTGCTCATAATATTTCCGCTGGCTGTTGTTTATGAAGAAAGAAAGCGCCTGGCCGGCGCTGTTAAGTCCGCCGCGGCGTTCGCGGCCGTTTCATTTGCGGCCCTGATCCCATATCTTGCGCGCACCGCCGCGCTTACCGGCAACCCCCTTTATCCCGCGCGGCTGCTGCCGGGTTTGAAATATGACGGACTGCTGTACCTGGGGCATTTGAAAAAGCAGTCGTTCTTTGACCTGCCGGGCATGATGGCGAATTTCAGTTCCGCGGGGGATATCATATGGGGCATAGGGCCGGTGTTTGCCGCTTTTCTGCCGGCGGTATTCCTCTTCAGGCTCAGGGACAAGGATGGCCGGGATATTTCCATGCTTCTGCTGGGCATAGCGGCTCTTAACGTTCTGCTGCTGTTTATGGCCCACATTTCTTTCCAGCTGACCCGCCATAGTCTGCTCAGCTTCGCTCTGCTGTCGATCCCGGTGGCCTACGCCGCGGAACGGCTCTGTGCCGTCAGGACCTTACGCGGCTACATCGCCGCGCTTATTTCCCTGTCCCTTATTACAAACCTGGCTCTTTCTCTGTATTTTGGCGGAAAGCGTCTGCCGGTGTTTTTTGGGCTGCAGTCCCGGAAAAATTATTTTGACCGCGGTTATGATTTCTGGGAAAAGTCTTTTTTTGTGAGCTACATAAACCGCAATATCCGGGAGGGGGCCGGTATATTTTTTATGTGTAATCTGGGAGCCCCCCAGCTGAACTATCCCCGGCACAGGGTTTTCGGGATGGACGCCTTCGGTATTGATTTTTACGGTTTATCCCCTCTTGGCGTGTCGGCGGAATTTGAGAAAGCGGGAATAGAGTATGTCGTGGTGGTTTGGGACAATTTTAAGTCAGACGGGGCCAGAAGCGCGCTCTGGAAAGATGGCGGGGCTGAACTCCCCGTAGAATGGCTTAGGGAAAACTTTCTCAAACCGGTGATCTCTCATGACAATGTGACGCTGTATTCGGTGGCAAAACCCGGTGAAGTGTCCCGTTCCGCAGCCGATCTCAAGGGTGTTTAG
- a CDS encoding NAD-dependent epimerase/dehydratase family protein, whose product MKKVMLTGGTGFVGANLARRLLEAGHETHLLVRPEHTAWRLGDIKSKLFFHESALDDKARLSEIAGTVRPDWIFHLAAHGAYSWQTDSDAIVRTNISGTMNLLGACLERGFEAFVNTGSSSEYGFKDHAPGEGECPEPNSCYAVTKSAATNFCRYISRARDVHAVTLRLYSVYGPFEDPGRFIPALIINGLRGGFPPLAAPETARDYVYADDVCDAYLLAAARADVPRGSIYNVGTGTQTTLREAVETARGVMRLAAEPKWGSMPARSWDTGVWISDSRLIRRELGWEPRFNFAGGFKKTAEWLSGRPDLLEFYRAKGGRR is encoded by the coding sequence ATGAAAAAGGTGATGCTGACCGGAGGCACCGGTTTCGTAGGGGCAAACCTGGCGCGGCGCCTGCTGGAGGCGGGGCACGAAACGCACCTGCTGGTGCGCCCGGAGCACACGGCCTGGCGGTTGGGCGATATAAAGTCAAAACTGTTTTTTCACGAGTCTGCTCTGGACGACAAGGCGCGGCTTTCCGAAATAGCCGGGACCGTCAGACCGGACTGGATCTTCCACCTCGCGGCGCACGGCGCCTATTCCTGGCAGACGGACTCCGACGCCATAGTGCGCACAAACATCTCCGGCACAATGAACCTGCTCGGCGCCTGCCTTGAGCGCGGGTTCGAGGCTTTTGTGAATACCGGTTCTTCCTCCGAGTACGGTTTCAAGGACCACGCGCCCGGAGAGGGGGAGTGTCCTGAACCCAACAGCTGCTACGCCGTAACCAAGTCGGCCGCCACGAATTTCTGCAGGTATATCTCCCGCGCCAGGGACGTACACGCGGTCACGCTCCGCCTTTATTCCGTTTACGGGCCCTTCGAGGATCCCGGCCGTTTTATTCCGGCGCTGATAATCAACGGTCTGCGCGGCGGCTTTCCGCCGCTGGCCGCCCCGGAAACTGCGCGCGATTATGTTTACGCGGACGATGTCTGCGACGCTTATCTGCTGGCCGCCGCCCGCGCGGATGTCCCGCGCGGCTCCATCTACAATGTGGGCACGGGTACGCAGACAACGCTGCGCGAGGCCGTTGAAACTGCGCGCGGCGTAATGCGCCTGGCCGCCGAACCGAAGTGGGGAAGCATGCCGGCCCGTTCCTGGGACACCGGGGTCTGGATCTCTGACAGCCGCCTGATACGGCGGGAACTCGGCTGGGAACCGCGTTTTAATTTTGCGGGCGGTTTTAAAAAGACCGCGGAATGGCTTTCGGGGCGGCCGGATCTGCTTGAATTTTACCGCGCCAAAGGCGGCCGGCGGTGA
- a CDS encoding class I SAM-dependent methyltransferase: MPNVELRRTRCPVCDTAGNAAELYPANFDMEAFNPAVFSARRLPDRVHYRTVKCNTCGLVRSDPVADTETLSRLYAASTLDYYSEIQNIRRTYGRYLAKAGKYLSPARSLLEIGCGSGFFLEEAFGRGYTKVRGVEPSAPAAEKAAPSVRSNIRVSVMKPGLFAEGEFDIVCMFQVLDHIPDPGALLDGCLRALRPGGAILVLNHNIDAVSARLMGERSPIVDIEHTFLYGGRTLPRLVESRGFEVKEAGPVFNTYSLNYLTRLLPLPPALKRAALWALERSGAGRLALRAPLGNIYLIAVKPEGGRPR, encoded by the coding sequence ACCGCCGGAAACGCGGCAGAACTGTATCCCGCCAATTTTGACATGGAGGCGTTCAACCCGGCGGTATTCTCCGCCAGACGCCTGCCGGACCGGGTCCACTACCGCACCGTGAAATGCAATACCTGCGGCCTGGTCCGTTCGGACCCTGTGGCCGACACCGAAACCCTCTCCAGGCTTTACGCCGCCAGCACGCTGGACTATTATTCCGAGATACAGAACATACGCCGCACTTACGGCCGCTACCTGGCGAAAGCCGGGAAATACCTGTCGCCGGCGAGGTCCCTGCTGGAGATCGGCTGCGGCAGCGGTTTTTTCCTGGAAGAGGCGTTCGGGCGCGGCTATACAAAAGTCCGGGGAGTGGAGCCCAGCGCCCCGGCCGCCGAAAAGGCCGCTCCCTCGGTGCGCTCCAATATCCGCGTGAGTGTCATGAAGCCGGGCCTGTTCGCAGAAGGGGAGTTCGATATTGTATGCATGTTCCAGGTGCTTGACCATATCCCCGACCCGGGCGCGCTGCTTGACGGCTGTCTGCGCGCGCTGCGCCCCGGCGGAGCTATCCTGGTGCTGAATCATAATATAGACGCGGTTTCCGCGCGGCTGATGGGTGAGCGCAGCCCCATAGTGGACATTGAGCACACTTTCCTGTACGGCGGCCGCACACTGCCGCGCCTTGTTGAAAGCCGCGGTTTTGAAGTTAAAGAAGCCGGTCCCGTTTTCAACACTTATTCGCTGAATTACCTGACCCGGCTGCTGCCGCTGCCGCCCGCTCTGAAACGGGCCGCGCTTTGGGCTTTGGAGCGGAGCGGCGCCGGGAGGCTGGCGCTGCGGGCGCCGCTCGGCAATATTTACCTTATAGCCGTGAAGCCGGAGGGGGGGAGGCCGCGATGA
- a CDS encoding glycosyltransferase family 39 protein has protein sequence MIEKARNWLNSEKNFLYALFGFSLLIRLAYVLPLPAGKLSPDAYDWINGGWSIAHGTGFGGSWRPPGYAFFLAAIFFIFGKSVVAARVMQALLGALTCLLTYRTGKKIFTENTGRIAGALAGFYPYFIAYTGDLLSETFLTFMLAAAIYQIVKTAEAPYWKNLALTGILIGLTGLTKSVVLPFFALACAWLWWQTGKFRTAFLAGVFTLLTIAPWTLRNYFHYDKSYVMPVSTPWFSLYGSSCDEALLNETTGDILKGPGVERIDQFLPPDWEYAAALPLPERDKYCKEKALGWIKNNPRKFTWLLYRRSLHFWRLYPVIAYGREKAAAMATSGLYIPLAVIGFFLSLPAFKRTSLLLALFLSYTLVNIFFATMIRYRVPIDPFVIMFAACTIERAYTALHIRKS, from the coding sequence ATGATCGAAAAAGCCAGGAATTGGCTGAATTCTGAAAAAAACTTTCTTTACGCGCTGTTCGGATTTTCCCTCCTGATACGGCTGGCTTATGTTCTGCCTCTGCCAGCCGGCAAGCTTTCCCCTGACGCCTATGATTGGATCAACGGCGGCTGGTCCATAGCGCACGGGACCGGCTTCGGCGGTTCCTGGCGGCCGCCCGGGTATGCGTTTTTCCTGGCCGCGATATTCTTTATTTTCGGGAAATCCGTAGTTGCGGCGCGCGTAATGCAGGCTCTGCTCGGCGCGCTGACCTGTCTGCTGACTTACAGAACCGGAAAGAAGATATTCACGGAAAATACCGGAAGGATCGCGGGCGCCTTGGCGGGCTTTTATCCCTATTTCATAGCCTATACCGGAGATCTGCTCAGCGAAACATTCCTTACTTTCATGCTGGCCGCGGCCATTTATCAGATCGTTAAAACGGCCGAAGCGCCGTACTGGAAAAACCTCGCCCTTACCGGAATTCTTATAGGCCTGACCGGACTGACAAAGTCCGTGGTACTGCCGTTCTTCGCGCTGGCATGCGCCTGGCTCTGGTGGCAGACCGGAAAATTCAGAACGGCTTTTCTGGCCGGGGTTTTTACGCTCCTGACCATCGCCCCCTGGACTCTGCGGAACTATTTTCATTACGATAAAAGCTATGTCATGCCGGTAAGCACCCCCTGGTTCAGCCTGTACGGTTCCTCCTGCGATGAGGCGCTATTAAACGAAACCACCGGGGATATATTAAAAGGGCCGGGTGTCGAACGAATTGACCAGTTCCTGCCGCCGGACTGGGAGTACGCGGCGGCGCTCCCGCTGCCGGAACGCGACAAGTACTGCAAGGAAAAAGCGCTGGGCTGGATAAAGAACAACCCCCGCAAGTTTACCTGGCTGCTTTACAGGCGTTCCCTGCATTTCTGGAGGCTTTACCCCGTGATAGCGTACGGCCGTGAGAAAGCCGCGGCCATGGCCACTTCAGGGCTCTACATCCCGCTGGCGGTGATAGGGTTCTTCCTTTCACTGCCGGCTTTCAAGAGAACTTCACTCTTGCTGGCTTTGTTTTTAAGTTACACTCTGGTAAATATTTTTTTCGCGACGATGATAAGATACAGGGTCCCTATCGACCCTTTTGTGATCATGTTCGCGGCCTGCACAATTGAAAGGGCTTATACAGCCCTTCATATCAGAAAGAGCTAA